Proteins encoded within one genomic window of Halodesulfovibrio sp.:
- the rpoB gene encoding DNA-directed RNA polymerase subunit beta, with amino-acid sequence MGQLYKKFGKIEVTLPIPHLLNLQVDSYKKFLQEGRTDRLPDEGLEGVFRSVFPIEDFNRTASLEYVRYDISEPKYDQAECIAKGLTYEAPIRITVRLVVYDVDEETENRTIRDIKEQDIYFGTLPLMTEKGTFIVNGTERVIVNQLQRSPGIIFEHDSGKTHSSRKVLYSCRIIPMRGSWLDFDFDHKDILYVRIDRRRKMPATILFKAMGMSRAEILDCFYEKEYFRLEDGKLMWEVQKDMYRKEIAYVDLGDGEKVFAKQGKPITKRTWRLLLEAGIEAIEVAPDTLNGLFLAEDLIDENTGEVLADAADELTEDIVERIREAGVTRLPVLHTRGADVSSSMRDTLLLDKTEDSESARVEIYRRLRPSSPPTPEIANTFFENLFRSGDYYDLSPVGRYKMNQRLDLDRENDMRTLSDNDIFTAIKILCKLKDSHGPADDIDHLGNRRVRPVGELVENQYRIGLVRMERAIKERMSLQEVATLMPHDLINPKPVAAVLKEFFGTSQLSQFMDQTNALSEVTHKRRLSALGPGGLTRERAGFEVRDVHTSHYGRICPIETPEGPNIGLIVSLTTYSKVNDFGFIETPYRVVKDARVTDEIIYMDATTEQGQVVAQANAELDEDGNFVREFITTRYLGDVLMSPREDVTLMDISPSQMVSISAALIPFLEHDDANRALMGSNMQRQAVPLLRCHKPIVGTGMEGPVAQDSGACIIAEGEGIVRFADADRIVVSYTNGLYPESGGVRSYDLQKHHKSNQSSCFGQKPTCHPNQPVVRGTILADGPGIEDGELALGKNLVVAFMPWCGYNFEDSILISERMVKEDVFTSVHIEEFEVVARDTKLGPEEITRDIPNVSEEMLRNLDGSGIIRIGANVCPDDILVGKITPKGETQLSPEEKLLRAIFGDKARDVKNTSLKVPPGIEGTVIDVKVFNRRSGEKDERTKNIEDYELAKLDRKEQSHISALTQSTMVKVVEEAEGKQLAYNIPGKRKGEVLAEAGHVITAEILNEIPVKKLSGLFKSNEVNDAIEHIIEEYEQQVSFIKNIYDTKREKVSEGDDLPPGVLKMVKCYIAVKRKLSVGDKMAGRHGNKGVVSQILPIEDMPFFADGSTVDIVLNPLGVPSRMNIGQIMETHLGWGALKLGEQLAALLETGEHLKDVRTRVKEVYKCDSINRMVDEMDDEEFVKAVRRLSTGIVTKTPVFDGAREEEIWSWIADAGMPDDGKNVLFDGRTGDQFQNRVTTGVMYILKLHHLVDEKIHARSTGPYSLVTQQPLGGKAQFGGQRLGEMEVWALEAHGAAYMLQEFLTVKSDDVTGRVKMYEKIVKGDNFLEAGMPESFNVLIKELMSLGLDVTLHQEEEQKGPRTFLAD; translated from the coding sequence ATGGGCCAACTTTATAAAAAATTTGGTAAAATCGAAGTAACGCTTCCTATCCCGCATCTTCTTAACTTGCAGGTAGATTCCTACAAGAAGTTTTTGCAGGAAGGGCGTACTGACCGACTGCCTGACGAAGGTCTTGAAGGTGTATTCCGTTCTGTCTTCCCTATTGAAGACTTTAACCGCACTGCAAGCCTTGAGTATGTTCGCTATGACATTAGTGAACCTAAATACGATCAAGCTGAATGCATTGCAAAAGGTCTTACCTACGAAGCTCCAATTCGCATTACCGTGCGTCTTGTTGTATATGATGTAGATGAAGAGACTGAAAACCGCACCATCCGCGATATTAAAGAACAGGATATCTACTTTGGTACTCTGCCTTTAATGACCGAGAAAGGTACTTTTATTGTTAACGGTACTGAACGAGTTATCGTTAACCAGTTGCAGCGTTCCCCTGGTATCATTTTTGAACATGATTCAGGCAAAACGCACTCTAGCCGTAAAGTGCTTTACAGCTGCCGCATTATCCCTATGCGTGGCTCCTGGCTCGACTTTGACTTCGATCATAAAGATATTTTGTACGTGCGAATTGACCGCCGCCGCAAAATGCCTGCTACTATTCTCTTTAAAGCAATGGGTATGTCCCGTGCCGAGATTCTCGATTGCTTCTATGAGAAAGAGTACTTCCGTTTAGAAGACGGTAAGCTCATGTGGGAAGTTCAAAAGGATATGTACCGCAAAGAAATTGCGTACGTAGACCTTGGCGACGGTGAAAAAGTATTCGCAAAGCAAGGCAAACCAATTACAAAACGTACTTGGCGTCTGCTTCTTGAAGCTGGTATCGAAGCAATCGAAGTTGCTCCGGATACCCTCAACGGACTTTTCCTTGCGGAAGATCTTATTGATGAAAACACTGGTGAAGTTCTTGCTGATGCAGCAGACGAACTTACAGAAGATATCGTAGAGCGCATCCGCGAAGCTGGCGTTACCCGCCTGCCTGTACTGCACACTCGCGGTGCTGACGTATCTTCCTCCATGCGTGACACTCTTCTTCTTGATAAAACAGAAGATTCTGAGTCCGCTCGTGTTGAAATCTACCGTCGTCTGCGTCCAAGTTCTCCTCCAACTCCGGAAATCGCAAACACATTCTTCGAAAACCTTTTCCGAAGCGGAGACTACTACGACTTATCTCCAGTAGGTCGTTACAAAATGAACCAGCGTCTCGATCTCGACCGCGAGAACGATATGCGTACGCTTTCTGACAACGATATTTTCACAGCAATTAAGATCCTGTGTAAATTGAAAGACTCTCACGGCCCAGCTGACGATATCGACCACCTCGGTAACCGTCGCGTACGTCCGGTAGGTGAACTGGTAGAAAACCAGTACCGCATCGGTCTTGTACGTATGGAACGTGCGATTAAAGAACGCATGAGCTTGCAGGAAGTTGCGACTCTTATGCCGCACGACCTCATCAACCCTAAACCGGTTGCTGCTGTGCTCAAAGAGTTCTTCGGTACTTCACAGCTCTCCCAGTTCATGGACCAGACCAACGCATTGTCTGAAGTAACACACAAGCGTCGTCTGTCTGCACTTGGACCTGGTGGTCTTACCCGTGAACGCGCAGGCTTTGAAGTTCGAGACGTACACACTTCTCACTACGGACGTATCTGCCCTATTGAGACTCCAGAGGGTCCAAACATTGGTCTGATCGTTTCCCTGACTACTTACTCCAAAGTGAACGATTTCGGTTTCATCGAAACTCCGTACCGCGTGGTAAAAGACGCCCGCGTTACTGACGAAATTATTTACATGGATGCTACCACCGAGCAGGGTCAGGTTGTTGCTCAGGCAAACGCAGAGCTGGACGAAGACGGTAACTTCGTAAGAGAATTTATCACTACTCGTTACCTCGGCGATGTTCTCATGTCCCCGCGTGAAGATGTTACACTTATGGACATCTCACCAAGCCAGATGGTTTCCATTTCTGCTGCGCTGATTCCGTTCCTCGAGCACGATGACGCGAACCGCGCGCTTATGGGTTCCAACATGCAACGTCAGGCAGTTCCACTGCTTCGTTGCCACAAGCCAATCGTTGGTACTGGCATGGAAGGCCCTGTAGCACAGGACTCCGGTGCATGTATCATTGCTGAAGGCGAAGGTATTGTTCGGTTTGCTGATGCTGACCGCATCGTTGTTTCTTACACCAACGGTCTCTACCCAGAGTCCGGCGGCGTTCGCAGCTACGACTTGCAGAAGCACCACAAATCCAACCAGAGTTCTTGCTTTGGTCAGAAACCAACCTGTCATCCAAACCAGCCTGTTGTACGTGGCACTATCCTCGCTGACGGCCCTGGTATTGAAGACGGTGAGCTTGCACTTGGTAAAAACCTCGTTGTAGCGTTTATGCCTTGGTGTGGTTACAACTTTGAGGACTCCATCCTCATCTCTGAACGCATGGTTAAAGAAGATGTCTTTACCTCCGTTCACATTGAAGAGTTTGAAGTTGTTGCTCGTGACACAAAGCTTGGACCTGAAGAAATCACTCGCGATATTCCGAACGTAAGCGAAGAAATGCTCCGCAACCTCGACGGCAGCGGTATTATTCGCATCGGTGCTAACGTATGTCCGGATGATATTCTTGTAGGTAAAATTACTCCTAAAGGTGAAACTCAGCTTTCTCCTGAAGAGAAACTCCTGCGCGCAATCTTCGGTGATAAAGCACGCGACGTTAAAAACACCTCCCTCAAAGTTCCTCCAGGAATCGAAGGTACTGTTATTGACGTAAAAGTGTTCAACCGTCGTTCCGGCGAAAAAGACGAGCGCACAAAAAATATTGAAGATTACGAACTTGCCAAGCTTGATCGTAAAGAACAGAGCCACATTTCCGCTCTTACTCAGTCCACTATGGTTAAAGTAGTGGAAGAGGCAGAAGGTAAACAGCTTGCTTACAACATTCCAGGTAAGCGCAAAGGTGAAGTTCTTGCAGAAGCAGGCCACGTAATCACAGCTGAAATTCTTAATGAAATTCCAGTTAAGAAGCTTTCAGGTCTGTTTAAGTCAAATGAAGTAAATGATGCCATTGAACATATTATTGAAGAATATGAGCAGCAGGTATCCTTTATTAAAAATATCTACGACACCAAGCGTGAAAAAGTGTCTGAAGGCGATGATCTGCCTCCAGGCGTACTCAAGATGGTTAAATGCTACATCGCCGTTAAGCGTAAGCTTAGCGTAGGTGACAAAATGGCTGGCCGTCACGGTAACAAAGGTGTTGTTTCCCAGATTCTGCCAATCGAGGACATGCCGTTCTTCGCAGATGGCTCTACTGTAGACATCGTACTTAACCCACTGGGCGTACCGTCTCGTATGAACATCGGTCAGATCATGGAAACTCACTTGGGCTGGGGTGCACTCAAGCTTGGCGAACAACTTGCAGCACTTCTTGAAACCGGCGAACACCTCAAAGACGTTCGTACCCGCGTTAAAGAAGTATACAAGTGTGACTCAATCAACCGCATGGTTGACGAAATGGATGACGAAGAATTCGTTAAAGCAGTTCGTCGACTCAGCACCGGTATTGTAACTAAAACTCCGGTATTTGATGGTGCACGCGAAGAAGAAATCTGGTCATGGATTGCTGATGCAGGCATGCCTGACGACGGTAAAAACGTGCTGTTCGACGGCCGTACCGGTGACCAGTTCCAGAACCGCGTAACTACAGGTGTTATGTACATTCTGAAGTTGCACCACTTGGTTGATGAAAAAATCCACGCCCGTTCAACTGGTCCTTACTCACTTGTTACGCAGCAGCCACTGGGCGGTAAAGCTCAGTTCGGTGGTCAGCGTCTTGGTGAGATGGAAGTATGGGCACTGGAAGCACACGGTGCAGCTTACATGTTGCAGGAATTCCTGACCGTTAAGTCTGATGACGTAACTGGTCGTGTAAAAATGTACGAGAAGATCGTAAAAGGTGACAACTTCCTCGAAGCTGGTATGCCTGAATCCTTCAACGTACTTATTAAGGAATTGATGTCCCTCGGTCTGGACGTCACCCTGCATCAGGAAGAGGAACAAAAAGGTCCACGCACCTTCCTTGCTGACTAA
- the rpoC gene encoding DNA-directed RNA polymerase subunit beta' yields MTLDDLFSARSNTAQAADIHNLKAIQISIAAPEAIREWSYGEVKKPETINYRTFKPERDGLFCAKIFGPVKDYECNCGKYKRMKHRGIVCEKCGVEVIASKVRRERMGHIELAAPVAHIWFLKTLPSKIGTLLDMTMSDLEKVLYFDSFVVLDPGQTSLAKNQVISEDHYFQVIDHYGEDAIVVGMGAEAIRGLIEELNLETLRHELREESQTTRSQTKKKKLTKRLKIVEAFLESNNRPEWMIMEVVPVIPPELRPLVPLDGGRFATSDLNDLYRRVINRNNRLKRLMELGAPEIIIRNEKRMLQESVDALFDNGRRGRAITGTNGRPLKSLSDMIKGKQGRFRQNLLGKRVDYSGRSVIVVGPNLKLHQCGLPKKMALELFKPFIYSKLEERNLASTIKSAKKMVEREELVVWDILEEVVREYPILLNRAPTLHRLGIQAFEPTLVEGKAIRLHPLVCSAYNADFDGDQMAVHVPLSVEAQIEARVLMMSTNNILSPANGSPVIVPSQDIVLGLYYMTVERSFEKGEGMEFCGRWEVITAYDHGQISLHARIKVRLDSGRIVETTPGRVIVSQILPEGMSFDRANEVMTKKNIGKLVSSAYRECGIKASVLLCDRLKNLGYEYGTRAGVTIAVKDLEIPDSKKGILEKSQAEVDEIERQYREGIITRTEKYNKIVDVWTKTTQDVSNEMMKHISRDIIKDEKTGKEESNLSFNSIFMMSNSGARGNQDQMRQLAGMRGLMAKPSGEIIETPITSSFREGLSVLQYFTSTHGARKGLADTALKTANSGYLTRRLVDVVQDVIIGEHDCGTVDGLELGHLVVGGEIKMRLSERAIGRVVLYPVLDPVTKEEVIPANGLINEERAQLLDDRGINSITIRSALTCSSEHGICALCYGRDLARGRLVNCGETVGIIAAQSIGEPGTQLTMRTFHIGGTASTQIEKSSIEAQHTGRIVTSRVKAVTNKEGHHLVLGKSGQVSIVDEQGREREKYILPNGSRLNVTDGQEITKGDVIADWDPFNEPFVSEVPGTVKFTDIIDGKTFQETTDLATQMATRTIIEYRTTNLKPSISICDENGEPKFRGDTSIPAVYQLPVGAIIMIQDGQQLEAGDVIARKPRETSKTKDIVGGLPRVAELFEVRKPKDLAVVTEIDGIVSYAGETKGKRKLMVTPEVGEAKEYLVPKGKHITVTEGDFVEAGEQLTEGQPELHDILRIKGEKFLANYLCEEIQEVYRFQGVGIDDKHIEIIVRQMLRKVSVLDPGETSFLVGEQVDKQEFRDENKKAVAEGRTPANAEPLVLGITQASLTTSSFISAASFQETTKVLTEASLRGKRDRLRGLKENVIVGRLIPAGSGYRDFVSANIDVPQQEERADKFLDELDEPVYTAGA; encoded by the coding sequence ATGACTTTAGATGATCTTTTCTCTGCACGCAGCAATACAGCTCAAGCTGCAGATATTCACAACCTGAAGGCTATTCAGATCTCAATTGCGGCTCCGGAAGCAATTCGTGAATGGTCTTACGGTGAAGTTAAAAAGCCAGAAACAATTAACTACCGTACGTTCAAACCTGAACGCGACGGTCTTTTCTGTGCAAAGATCTTCGGCCCGGTAAAAGATTACGAGTGTAACTGCGGTAAGTACAAACGCATGAAGCACCGCGGCATCGTCTGCGAAAAGTGTGGCGTTGAAGTAATTGCTTCCAAAGTTCGTCGTGAACGTATGGGTCACATTGAGCTTGCAGCTCCTGTTGCACATATCTGGTTCCTGAAGACTCTGCCTTCCAAGATCGGTACATTGCTCGACATGACAATGTCTGACCTTGAAAAAGTATTGTACTTTGACTCTTTTGTTGTTCTTGATCCGGGTCAGACTTCCCTTGCCAAGAATCAGGTTATCTCCGAAGACCACTACTTCCAGGTAATCGATCACTACGGCGAAGACGCAATTGTAGTCGGCATGGGTGCAGAAGCTATCCGTGGTCTTATCGAAGAGCTCAATCTTGAGACTCTGCGTCATGAACTGCGTGAAGAGTCTCAGACAACCCGTTCTCAGACCAAAAAGAAAAAGCTTACAAAACGACTGAAGATTGTTGAGGCTTTCCTTGAGTCCAACAACCGTCCTGAATGGATGATTATGGAAGTTGTTCCGGTAATTCCACCAGAACTTCGTCCACTCGTTCCTCTGGATGGCGGACGTTTCGCAACTTCCGACCTCAATGACCTTTACCGTCGTGTTATTAACCGTAACAACCGCCTGAAGCGTTTGATGGAACTCGGTGCTCCTGAGATCATCATCCGTAACGAAAAACGTATGCTTCAGGAATCCGTTGACGCACTCTTCGACAACGGTCGCCGCGGTCGCGCAATTACCGGTACTAACGGTCGCCCTCTCAAATCCTTGTCAGACATGATTAAAGGTAAGCAGGGTCGTTTCCGTCAGAACCTTCTTGGTAAACGTGTTGACTACTCCGGTCGTTCCGTAATTGTTGTAGGTCCAAACCTTAAATTGCACCAGTGCGGTCTTCCTAAGAAGATGGCTCTTGAGCTGTTCAAGCCGTTTATCTACTCCAAACTCGAAGAAAGAAACCTCGCCTCTACAATTAAGAGCGCGAAGAAAATGGTTGAGCGTGAAGAACTGGTCGTTTGGGATATCCTCGAAGAGGTTGTTCGCGAATACCCAATTCTGCTTAACCGTGCGCCGACACTTCACCGTCTTGGTATTCAGGCATTTGAGCCTACCCTCGTTGAAGGTAAAGCTATTCGCCTGCACCCGCTCGTTTGTTCTGCGTACAACGCTGACTTCGATGGTGACCAGATGGCTGTACACGTACCTCTTTCTGTGGAAGCACAGATTGAAGCACGCGTACTCATGATGTCTACAAACAACATTCTTTCACCAGCTAACGGTTCTCCTGTTATCGTTCCTTCTCAGGATATCGTTCTCGGTCTGTACTACATGACTGTTGAACGTTCCTTTGAGAAAGGCGAAGGCATGGAATTCTGCGGACGCTGGGAAGTTATTACAGCATATGACCACGGTCAGATTTCTCTGCACGCACGTATCAAGGTTCGCCTCGATAGCGGTCGCATTGTAGAAACCACACCGGGTCGCGTTATCGTTTCTCAGATTCTGCCGGAAGGCATGAGCTTTGACCGTGCTAACGAAGTTATGACCAAGAAAAACATTGGTAAACTTGTAAGTTCTGCATACCGCGAATGCGGCATCAAAGCTTCTGTTCTTCTTTGTGACCGTCTCAAAAACTTAGGTTACGAGTACGGTACCCGCGCTGGTGTTACCATTGCGGTTAAAGACCTTGAGATTCCAGACAGCAAAAAAGGCATTCTGGAAAAATCTCAGGCAGAAGTTGACGAAATTGAACGCCAGTACCGCGAAGGTATTATTACCCGCACAGAGAAATACAACAAAATCGTTGATGTTTGGACAAAGACTACTCAGGACGTGTCCAACGAAATGATGAAACACATCTCCCGTGATATCATCAAAGACGAGAAGACTGGTAAAGAAGAGTCCAACCTCTCCTTTAACTCCATCTTCATGATGTCCAACTCCGGTGCTCGTGGTAACCAGGATCAGATGCGTCAGCTCGCTGGTATGCGTGGTCTGATGGCGAAACCATCCGGTGAAATTATTGAAACACCAATTACATCTTCATTCCGTGAAGGTCTTTCCGTGCTTCAGTACTTCACCTCTACTCACGGTGCTCGTAAAGGTCTTGCGGATACCGCGCTTAAAACCGCGAACTCCGGTTACCTTACCCGTCGTCTTGTTGACGTTGTACAGGATGTTATCATTGGCGAGCACGATTGTGGCACTGTTGACGGTCTTGAACTCGGTCACCTCGTTGTTGGTGGTGAGATCAAAATGCGTCTGTCAGAACGCGCAATTGGTCGTGTAGTTCTCTATCCGGTTCTTGATCCGGTTACTAAAGAAGAAGTTATTCCGGCTAACGGTCTCATCAACGAAGAGCGTGCACAGCTCCTTGATGACCGTGGTATTAACTCTATCACCATCCGCTCTGCTCTCACCTGTTCTTCCGAACATGGTATTTGTGCATTATGTTACGGTCGTGACCTTGCTCGCGGTCGTCTCGTTAACTGCGGTGAAACTGTCGGTATTATTGCTGCGCAGTCTATTGGTGAGCCGGGTACTCAGCTTACAATGCGTACCTTCCACATCGGTGGTACTGCATCCACTCAGATTGAGAAATCCAGCATCGAAGCTCAGCACACAGGTCGCATTGTTACCTCACGTGTTAAAGCTGTTACCAACAAAGAGGGTCACCACCTCGTGCTTGGTAAATCCGGTCAGGTTTCCATTGTTGACGAACAGGGTCGTGAGCGCGAAAAATACATTCTGCCTAACGGCTCCCGCTTGAATGTTACTGACGGTCAGGAAATCACCAAAGGTGATGTTATTGCCGATTGGGACCCATTCAACGAACCATTCGTTTCTGAGGTTCCTGGTACTGTTAAGTTCACCGATATTATCGATGGCAAAACATTCCAGGAAACAACTGACCTCGCTACTCAGATGGCTACCCGTACCATTATTGAGTACCGTACAACCAACTTGAAACCGTCCATCTCTATTTGTGATGAAAACGGTGAGCCTAAATTCCGTGGCGATACTTCCATCCCTGCGGTTTACCAGCTTCCAGTTGGCGCGATTATCATGATTCAGGATGGACAGCAGCTTGAAGCGGGTGATGTTATCGCTCGTAAGCCGCGTGAAACATCCAAGACCAAGGATATCGTAGGTGGTCTTCCACGAGTTGCGGAACTCTTCGAGGTTCGCAAACCTAAAGACCTTGCAGTTGTTACAGAAATCGACGGTATCGTATCCTACGCAGGTGAAACCAAAGGTAAGCGTAAGCTTATGGTAACTCCTGAAGTTGGCGAAGCGAAAGAATACCTCGTACCAAAAGGTAAGCACATCACTGTTACCGAAGGTGACTTTGTTGAAGCAGGCGAACAGCTTACTGAAGGTCAGCCGGAACTTCACGATATTCTCCGCATTAAGGGCGAGAAATTCCTCGCTAACTACTTATGTGAAGAAATTCAGGAAGTGTACCGATTCCAGGGCGTAGGTATTGACGATAAGCACATTGAAATTATCGTCCGCCAGATGCTCAGAAAAGTATCTGTACTCGATCCGGGTGAAACCAGCTTCCTCGTTGGCGAACAGGTCGATAAACAGGAATTCCGCGACGAGAACAAAAAAGCAGTTGCTGAAGGACGCACACCTGCGAATGCCGAACCTCTGGTTCTTGGTATTACTCAGGCTTCCCTCACAACTTCTTCCTTCATCTCTGCGGCATCCTTCCAGGAAACCACTAAGGTTCTTACCGAAGCATCCTTGCGCGGCAAACGCGACAGACTGCGCGGTCTTAAAGAGAACGTTATTGTGGGTCGCCTCATTCCGGCTGGTTCCGGTTACCGCGACTTCGTTTCTGCGAACATTGATGTTCCTCAGCAGGAAGAACGCGCTGACAAGTTCCTCGATGAGCTGGACGAGCCAGTATATACTGCTGGCGCATAA
- a CDS encoding GAK system XXXCH domain-containing protein yields the protein MAEKITRTITRAELPDFLRNLADACETEPVEGIPNCTNAKKIRLSVKDEYGQLTVKLKINASIDECDRCEECECGGTRPDGLPRYKRLKKRMGTSFKVIFKALHQHATPPEEAVRDFIADSRLMTKYPGKGDPLYAEYDKLTDALEQAWQANDMQKFHETVDAMNHMKTECHHKYK from the coding sequence ATGGCTGAAAAAATAACCCGCACAATCACACGGGCAGAACTACCTGACTTTTTACGAAACCTTGCTGACGCTTGTGAAACAGAACCTGTTGAAGGTATTCCCAATTGTACGAATGCCAAAAAGATTCGTTTATCGGTTAAAGATGAATACGGTCAGCTTACTGTTAAGCTAAAAATAAATGCAAGCATTGATGAGTGTGATCGATGCGAAGAATGCGAATGCGGTGGAACCCGACCAGATGGCTTGCCACGTTACAAACGCCTTAAAAAGCGCATGGGCACAAGCTTTAAAGTCATTTTCAAAGCGCTCCACCAACACGCAACTCCTCCAGAAGAAGCCGTTCGCGACTTTATTGCAGACTCCCGCCTCATGACCAAATACCCCGGCAAGGGTGACCCCCTTTATGCAGAATATGACAAACTTACTGATGCACTTGAACAAGCATGGCAGGCGAACGATATGCAAAAATTCCACGAAACTGTAGATGCCATGAACCACATGAAAACCGAGTGCCATCACAAATATAAATAA